The following are encoded together in the Glycine max cultivar Williams 82 chromosome 8, Glycine_max_v4.0, whole genome shotgun sequence genome:
- the NAC166 gene encoding NAC domain-containing protein 96, with product MAPMSLPPGFRFHPTDEELVAYYLERKITGRSIELEIIAEVDLYKCEPWDLPDKSFLPSKDMEWYFYSPRDRKYPNGSRTNRATQAGYWKATGKDRPVHSQKKQVGMKKTLVYYRGRAPHGIRTNWVMHEYRLIESVPGTALSSLKDSYSLCRIFKKTIQIPAKPNNNEEEQPEIANKKESMWISEEQMLGEDSSGTEISREMENVDEKILNHEHPKFPCDASSSDLTQGACTPTDTGIAEDFQPQFACDEANSAANSYTMGIGYSTNIFQDVEMPSYADMHYQLPYTPLVMEDFPQINLPETKTTKPEVTDDCMLYDRYRDCMNGTLEEIISLCCTQDNSVPFPMLE from the exons ATGGCTCCAATGAGTCTCCCACCTGGGTTTAGGTTCCACCCCACTGATGAAGAGCTTGTTGCTTACTACTTGGAGAGAAAAATAACAGGTCGCTCCATAGAGCTTGAAATCATTGCTGAAGTTGATTTATACAAGTGTGAACCATGGGATTTGCCAG ataaatcaTTTCTCCCAAGCAAGGACATGGAGTGGTACTTTTACAGTCCTAGGGACAGGAAGTACCCAAATGGGTCAAGAACTAACCGTGCAACACAAGCTGGATACTGGAAAGCTACAGGGAAAGATAGGCCAGTGCACTCTCAAAAGAAGCAAGTTGGCATGAAGAAGACATTGGTGTACTATAGAGGTAGAGCACCACATGGGATTAGAACCAACTGGGTTATGCATGAATACCGTTTAATTGAATCAGTTCCTGGTACTGCTCTCTCATCTTTGAAG GATTCCTATTCGCTGTGTCGCATTTTCAAGAAGACGATTCAAATTCCAGCCAAACCTAATAATAACGAAGAAGAACAACCTGAGATTGCAAATAAGAAGGAATCAATGTGGATCTCAGAAGAACAAATGTTAGGGGAAGACTCAAGTGGCACTGAGATTTCTAGAGAAATGGAAAATGTGGATGAAAAAATTCTCAATCATGAACACCCTAAATTTCCTTGTGATGCTTCTTCCTCTGATCTCACTCAAGGAGCATGTACACCCACAGATACCGGCATAGCAGAAGATTTTCAACCACAATTTGCATGTGATGAAGCAAACAGTGCAGCTAATTCATATACAATGGGAATAGGATACTCCACAAATATATTTcag GATGTAGAAATGCCTAGCTATGCTGACATGCATTATCAACTCCCATACACACCTTTGGTGATGGAAGATTTCCCACAAATAAATTTACCAGAGACAAAGACAACGAAGCCAGAAGTCACCGATGACTGCATGTTATATGACAGATACAGGGACTGCATGAATGGAACACTAGAAGAGATCATCTCTTTGTGTTGCACTCAAGATAATTCCGTCCCTTTTCCTATGCTAGAATGA
- the LOC100791209 gene encoding transcription factor MYB26 translates to MGHRCCSKQKIKRGLWSPEEDEKLLRYINTHGHKSWSSVPKFAGLQRCGKSCRLRWINYLRPDLKRGSFTAEEEQIIIDIHRILGNRWAQIAKHLPGRTDNEVKNFWNSCIKKKLISQGLDPQTHTLLSSHRRSSACTISNNIHQNSNSIFIMSSHIPNAPFETTCQTFSTLPKPPPNIVQTPSSIVSSEFQTLSTILSDDGEPLQHLPYELLMENATNICSPTYMNPSAVELCNDDNNVNWVSRLNVHDFSAQTLEEGAQVLQVQQEKGKTFDDKGSDVREANKGNLETSVSFESSNFDLGFLESVLTSEFISHDLNCMDELAWNF, encoded by the exons ATGGGCCACCGTTGCTGCAGCAAGCAGAAGATCAAAAGAGGGTTATGGTCTCCTGAAGAAGATGAGAAACTTCTTAGATATATCAACACACATGGACATAAAAGTTGGAGTTCAGTGCCAAAATTTGCAG GCTTGCAAAGATGTGGGAAGAGTTGCAGGTTGAGATGGATTAATTATCTGCGGCCAGATCTGAAGAGGGGTTCCTTCACTGCTGAAGAAGAGCAGATCATAATTGACATCCATAGAATTCTTGGAAACAG ATGGGCACAAATAGCCAAGCACCTACCAGGAAGAACAGACAATGAGGTCAAGAATTTCTGGAACTCATGCATAAAAAAGAAGCTCATTTCACAAGGCTTAGATCCACAAACCCACACTCTCCTGTCTTCTCATAGGAGAAGCTCAGCATGTACCATCTCCAATAATATCCATCAAAATTCCAATTCCATTTTCATTATGAGTTCACACATACCAAATGCACCCTTTGAAACTACTTGTCAAACCTTTTCTACATTACCTAAACCTCCACCAAACATTGTTCAAACCCCCTCTAGCATTGTTTCCtcagaatttcaaacattatcAACTATTCTTTCAGATGATGGAGAACCCCTCCAACATTTGCCTTATGAACTATTAATGGAAAACGCCACCAACATTTGTTCACCTACATACATGAACCCCTCAGCAGTTGAATTGTGTAACGATGACAACAATGTGAATTGGGTTTCAAGACTTAATGTTCATGATTTCAGTGCTCAAACACTGGAAGAAGGAGCACAAGTACTGCAGGTGCAGCAAGAGAAGGGCAAAACTTTTGATGATAAGGGAAGTGATGTGAGAGAAGCTAACAAGGGAAATCTTGAAACCAGTGTTTCTTTTGAGAGTTCTAACTTTGATCTTGGGTTTTTGGAGAGTGTACTTACCTCTGAATTCATCTCTCATGATCTCAATTGTATGGATGAACTTGCATGGAACTTTTAG